A single genomic interval of Alteromonas sp. BL110 harbors:
- a CDS encoding phosphotransferase, whose protein sequence is MSGTVNQQYIDWLSQVCNARILNTQLIQPLWSGYGACFRATLDYSSDGTVNDSKNNGSVRAEPSQQSQESSRALHKVNHHKRVTQVVVKCATPPNTLSHPKGWNGDASHDRKCQSFKVENCFYSQVQTQIISGCPTAKYIRHDLHGESSLLVMEDLASIGYSRTATSLTAAQCKTVLKWLAHFHACFLNVRSEFDSRNLQLWPEGTYWHLATREDEFQAMPEGLLKQNAVTIAKTLASAHYQTLVHGDAKVANFCFTEDFSDCAAVDFQYVGYGVGIKDVAYFLGSALPTETHIAHRDALLNTYFVALEGALQARLSHHDAPSYFTSIDIQYVIAEWKMLYPFACADFYRFLSGWSPKHWKIDAELQYQTNIALAALKQKV, encoded by the coding sequence ATGTCAGGCACGGTAAACCAGCAATATATCGATTGGTTAAGCCAAGTGTGTAACGCACGAATATTAAACACACAACTAATTCAGCCCCTTTGGAGTGGTTACGGTGCGTGCTTTCGTGCCACGCTAGACTATTCCAGTGACGGCACCGTAAATGACAGTAAAAATAATGGCTCTGTTCGTGCAGAACCAAGTCAGCAATCGCAAGAAAGCTCAAGAGCCTTACACAAAGTCAACCACCACAAACGGGTTACCCAGGTTGTGGTAAAATGCGCCACACCGCCAAACACGCTATCACACCCCAAAGGCTGGAACGGCGACGCGAGCCACGACCGCAAGTGCCAATCTTTTAAGGTAGAAAACTGTTTTTATAGCCAAGTACAAACGCAAATTATTAGTGGCTGCCCCACTGCCAAATATATAAGACACGACCTACACGGCGAATCCTCCCTTCTTGTTATGGAGGACTTAGCAAGCATTGGTTATTCTCGCACCGCGACTTCACTTACCGCAGCGCAATGCAAAACCGTTTTAAAATGGCTAGCTCACTTTCACGCATGTTTTCTTAATGTAAGAAGTGAATTTGATAGCCGAAATTTACAATTGTGGCCTGAAGGTACTTATTGGCACTTAGCTACACGTGAAGATGAGTTCCAAGCCATGCCAGAGGGTCTGTTAAAACAAAACGCCGTTACTATAGCTAAAACTTTAGCCAGTGCTCACTATCAAACACTAGTGCATGGCGATGCTAAAGTGGCTAACTTCTGTTTTACCGAAGATTTTTCTGACTGTGCCGCCGTCGACTTTCAGTATGTTGGTTATGGTGTTGGAATAAAAGATGTGGCTTACTTTTTGGGTAGCGCATTACCCACTGAGACCCATATAGCCCATAGGGACGCTTTACTCAATACGTATTTCGTTGCACTAGAAGGCGCACTACAAGCTCGCCTGTCACACCATGATGCTCCTTCTTATTTTACAAGCATTGACATTCAGTACGTTATTGCTGAATGGAAAATGCTGTATCCCTTTGCCTGCGCTGACTTTTATCGTTTCTTATCTGGCTGGAGCCCAAAACACTGGAAAATAGATGCAGAGCTTCAGTACCAAACTAATATCGCCTTAGCCGCCTTAAAGCAGAAAGTGTAA
- a CDS encoding haloacid dehalogenase type II, whose translation MARSPSSLLSRICCATALGLGLLSSPVFAQTGNTDAIQVDKKELRAPKVIFFDVNETLLDLTAMRSSVGEALGGRDDLLPLWFSTMLHHSLVDSTTGRFHTFGEIGVASLLMVAEIEGIELTKEQAKTAIVTPLRSLPPHPDVRDGLQALKDKGYKLVSLTNSSNKGVYTQFKNADLLSYFDERLSVEDINLYKPDTRTYEWAIEKMGIAAEDAMLVAAHGWDIAGAKQAGWQAAFIARPGKVLYPLALSPDTVVSGLNELVSQLPKAK comes from the coding sequence ATGGCTCGTTCACCTTCATCATTACTATCACGGATATGTTGTGCAACCGCTTTAGGCCTAGGTCTGCTGTCATCACCTGTTTTTGCGCAAACAGGAAATACCGATGCAATTCAGGTAGATAAGAAAGAATTGCGCGCGCCCAAAGTTATCTTTTTTGATGTAAACGAGACCCTTCTTGACCTTACCGCTATGCGCAGTTCGGTGGGTGAAGCATTAGGAGGGCGAGATGATTTGTTACCGCTTTGGTTCTCTACCATGCTGCATCACTCGCTGGTCGACTCAACCACTGGTCGCTTTCACACCTTTGGAGAGATTGGCGTTGCCTCACTATTGATGGTCGCTGAAATTGAAGGTATTGAATTAACTAAAGAGCAGGCTAAAACGGCGATTGTCACGCCTTTGCGTAGCCTTCCCCCTCACCCAGACGTACGCGATGGCTTGCAGGCGCTAAAAGACAAGGGCTATAAACTGGTCAGCCTTACCAATTCGTCTAATAAAGGCGTGTATACTCAGTTTAAAAATGCAGACCTACTGTCTTACTTCGACGAGCGACTTAGCGTTGAAGATATTAACTTGTACAAGCCCGATACACGCACTTATGAGTGGGCTATTGAAAAAATGGGCATAGCAGCAGAAGACGCTATGTTGGTCGCGGCTCACGGGTGGGATATTGCTGGGGCTAAACAAGCGGGCTGGCAAGCTGCATTTATCGCTCGCCCCGGCAAAGTGCTCTATCCTTTAGCGCTATCACCTGACACTGTAGTGAGCGGGTTGAATGAGTTGGTATCTCAACTACCAAAAGCGAAATAA
- a CDS encoding GNAT family N-acetyltransferase — protein sequence MVSWQSLTFNELTNHQLFDLLKLRVDVFVVEQNCPYPELDEKDRHSQTHHLMGFENNKLVACARLLGEGVSYPSVSIGRVATSKAFRGKGAGKALMREAIDHCEALWPGCDIEIGAQEYLKRFYESFGFEATSTMYLEDDIPHIDMKRAGTAKA from the coding sequence ATGGTTTCTTGGCAATCACTCACTTTTAATGAACTTACGAATCACCAACTCTTCGACCTGCTTAAGCTGCGAGTCGATGTTTTTGTTGTTGAGCAAAACTGCCCCTATCCAGAACTAGATGAAAAAGACCGTCATTCGCAAACCCATCACTTAATGGGCTTTGAAAATAATAAACTTGTGGCGTGTGCACGATTACTTGGTGAAGGTGTCAGTTATCCATCTGTCAGTATCGGCCGTGTTGCGACGAGTAAAGCCTTTCGGGGGAAAGGAGCGGGTAAAGCCCTTATGCGTGAAGCCATTGATCACTGTGAAGCATTGTGGCCAGGCTGCGATATTGAAATTGGCGCCCAAGAGTATTTAAAACGCTTTTATGAGAGTTTTGGTTTTGAAGCCACATCAACCATGTATTTGGAAGATGACATCCCTCATATAGATATGAAAAGAGCAGGTACGGCAAAAGCGTAA
- a CDS encoding LysR family transcriptional regulator codes for MDKLLCMKVFVEAAKSGSFVGAADTLSMSAPAITRCIAQLESQLNTRLFHRTTRQIKLSEVGEHYLSHASRILNDIEQSEAAVSGLDLAPRGELNITAPILFGERYITPIISQFLKDYPNISINGHFHDDVVNLIDNNIDVAIRIGKPKDSSLYGVTVGYVRRVTCAAPAYLESSGPIKKPEDLKQHSILFPTRFNEPAIWTYHKGGKAIPVKLTPRFQSNQNRAAINAAKDGVGVVRLMSYQVADALKSGELVSLLEDVEDNKLPIQVVSVEGRKKLTKIKTFIDYVKAGLANNEYLNP; via the coding sequence ATGGATAAGCTTTTGTGTATGAAAGTGTTTGTCGAGGCGGCTAAATCGGGTAGCTTTGTAGGGGCTGCAGACACTTTGTCGATGTCAGCGCCTGCCATTACTCGCTGTATTGCACAGTTGGAATCTCAGTTAAATACAAGGCTTTTTCATCGCACAACACGGCAAATAAAGCTGAGCGAAGTGGGAGAGCATTACTTAAGTCATGCCTCACGTATATTGAACGACATTGAACAAAGTGAAGCTGCCGTATCTGGCTTAGATCTCGCGCCACGAGGTGAACTCAATATAACTGCGCCTATATTATTCGGAGAGCGTTACATAACGCCGATTATTTCTCAGTTCCTAAAGGATTATCCTAATATTTCAATTAACGGTCATTTTCACGATGACGTCGTGAATCTGATTGATAATAATATTGATGTAGCAATACGAATTGGTAAGCCGAAAGATTCATCGCTTTATGGTGTTACTGTTGGGTATGTAAGGCGCGTAACCTGCGCAGCACCTGCTTACCTAGAAAGCAGCGGGCCCATCAAGAAACCGGAAGATTTAAAACAGCATAGCATTTTGTTTCCTACACGATTCAACGAACCTGCCATATGGACCTACCACAAAGGTGGCAAAGCTATACCTGTTAAGCTTACGCCTCGCTTTCAGTCTAACCAAAATAGAGCGGCAATTAATGCTGCAAAAGATGGTGTAGGTGTTGTACGGCTTATGTCTTACCAGGTTGCTGATGCGCTTAAAAGTGGTGAATTGGTTAGCTTGTTAGAAGATGTGGAAGATAACAAGTTGCCTATCCAAGTGGTGAGTGTTGAAGGACGAAAAAAACTCACCAAAATTAAAACCTTCATCGACTATGTAAAGGCCGGATTAGCAAATAACGAATATCTTAACCCTTAG
- a CDS encoding nuclear transport factor 2 family protein, with protein sequence MRAPTPPFSLKTAAQKVRLAEDAWNSKDPVKVAGAYTFDCSWRNRAEFIEGRAQIVSFLTRKWNKELNYKLVKELWTFNANRIAVRFAYEYKNDSGQWFRAYGNENWQFNLEGLMEKRIASINELPIAEGDRKFTWDGNRRPDDFPSLSELEL encoded by the coding sequence ATGAGAGCGCCAACACCACCATTTTCACTTAAAACCGCTGCGCAAAAAGTGCGCCTTGCTGAAGACGCTTGGAACAGTAAAGATCCGGTAAAAGTTGCGGGTGCTTATACCTTTGACTGTAGCTGGCGCAACCGCGCAGAGTTCATTGAAGGGCGAGCTCAAATAGTAAGTTTTTTAACGAGAAAGTGGAACAAAGAGCTTAATTATAAACTGGTAAAAGAGCTATGGACGTTCAACGCAAACCGTATTGCGGTCCGCTTTGCCTATGAGTACAAAAACGATTCTGGACAGTGGTTCAGAGCTTACGGCAACGAAAATTGGCAGTTCAACTTAGAAGGCCTAATGGAAAAGCGTATAGCCAGTATTAACGAACTTCCTATTGCTGAGGGTGATAGAAAATTTACCTGGGATGGTAACCGACGCCCCGACGACTTTCCTTCACTGTCGGAGCTTGAACTATAA
- a CDS encoding glutathione S-transferase family protein, whose protein sequence is MTHQINKVKPQRPITLIQNPKSGHCHKVSLFMALNAIPFITVEPDMASGEHKSERFSVLNVFKQVPVITDGDITLADSNAILVYLIHAYADSDYWLGKDAEEKARIQRWLSVSAGELAKGPAAARLEYVFGATVHVPTVLATSATLLENMEVYLSNSTSIFLVGNHVTAADIAMYSYMAHAPEGGISLEKYPYITEWLNAIESLNGFVPMPSSDIAPARN, encoded by the coding sequence ATGACGCACCAAATAAATAAAGTTAAACCCCAACGTCCTATTACTTTGATTCAAAACCCTAAGTCTGGCCACTGTCATAAAGTTTCGCTATTTATGGCGCTCAACGCCATTCCCTTTATAACCGTTGAACCTGATATGGCTAGTGGCGAGCACAAAAGTGAGCGCTTTAGTGTACTTAATGTTTTCAAACAAGTCCCCGTGATAACAGACGGCGATATTACTCTAGCTGACTCAAATGCCATTCTGGTTTATTTAATCCACGCATACGCAGACAGCGATTATTGGCTGGGAAAGGATGCCGAAGAAAAAGCGCGTATCCAACGCTGGCTGTCCGTCTCGGCAGGTGAACTTGCCAAGGGGCCCGCCGCCGCTCGCTTGGAATACGTGTTTGGCGCAACAGTTCATGTTCCCACTGTACTTGCTACAAGCGCTACATTGCTTGAAAACATGGAAGTATATCTATCAAACTCAACAAGTATTTTTCTAGTAGGAAATCACGTCACCGCCGCAGACATCGCTATGTATTCGTACATGGCTCACGCCCCTGAAGGTGGCATATCGCTGGAAAAGTATCCTTACATAACTGAATGGCTAAACGCTATCGAAAGCTTAAACGGTTTTGTTCCAATGCCATCATCCGACATTGCGCCAGCACGCAATTAG
- a CDS encoding pyridoxamine 5'-phosphate oxidase family protein yields the protein MSLPKLSSINPAFHYGEIALQKKLGIDKEIGERTNGFIRSYMPEQHRLFFTSSPFTVFALVDDEGYPVAMPIWGEDDLIESPSPTQLRFHLPDEVLNMIQNSLNLDVMAGSKIGIVGIEYATRRRNRLNGTISHAKKGNLTVLVDQSFGNCPQYIHKRNTTKKRRLVIGGQPESNVFYNVNMTTTTTNVIDTRARTIIESAETFFIASRHSSLGQEANEGLDVSHRGGKAGFVNVKGNTITFPDFSGNKFFNTLGNILLDPRVGLCFWDNKTGDLFFVKAKAKVEPIESKASVFKETEFKGTAFKGAERFVSLSVVSVTHIAGIYPYSHEITERSPYALQTGDWK from the coding sequence ATGTCACTACCTAAGCTATCGTCAATAAACCCTGCGTTTCACTATGGTGAAATCGCCCTGCAAAAGAAGCTGGGTATTGATAAGGAAATCGGCGAGCGAACCAATGGCTTTATCCGTAGCTACATGCCAGAGCAACACAGGCTGTTCTTCACATCAAGTCCGTTCACCGTTTTCGCTTTGGTAGATGACGAAGGCTACCCTGTAGCCATGCCAATTTGGGGAGAGGATGACTTAATAGAAAGCCCTTCTCCCACACAATTAAGATTTCACCTGCCAGATGAAGTCTTAAACATGATACAAAACTCACTGAACTTAGATGTGATGGCAGGAAGCAAAATCGGCATAGTCGGGATTGAATATGCCACGAGGCGGAGAAATCGCCTAAACGGTACGATAAGCCACGCGAAAAAAGGCAATCTTACGGTACTGGTGGATCAAAGTTTTGGTAACTGCCCTCAGTATATTCATAAACGAAACACGACAAAAAAGCGACGTCTTGTCATAGGTGGACAGCCAGAGAGTAACGTGTTTTACAACGTCAATATGACCACTACCACAACAAATGTAATAGACACCAGAGCTCGCACAATAATAGAAAGCGCTGAGACATTTTTTATTGCTTCAAGGCATAGTTCTCTGGGACAAGAAGCAAACGAAGGATTGGACGTTTCTCACAGAGGGGGCAAAGCAGGCTTTGTTAACGTGAAAGGAAATACAATAACCTTCCCAGATTTTAGCGGAAATAAGTTCTTTAATACTTTGGGCAACATCCTACTGGACCCGCGCGTAGGTTTGTGTTTTTGGGACAATAAGACAGGTGACCTTTTTTTCGTAAAAGCTAAAGCTAAGGTCGAACCGATTGAATCTAAAGCTTCTGTGTTTAAAGAGACTGAGTTCAAAGGAACTGCGTTTAAAGGAGCGGAGCGTTTTGTGTCCTTATCGGTAGTATCGGTTACACATATTGCGGGAATATACCCCTACTCCCATGAGATAACGGAAAGGTCTCCCTATGCACTTCAGACTGGCGACTGGAAATAA
- a CDS encoding FdhF/YdeP family oxidoreductase, translating into MSDKRNIKTYDKPAGGWGALKSVTQSWIQSEKPLKNLRAMLKTNQDKGFDCPGCAWGESPESGLVKFCENGAKAVNWESTGRHADPAFFSNHSVSSLKKHTDYWLESQGRLTHPMRYNAETDHYEPVSWDNAFALIAKHLNNLSSPHQAEFYTSGRASNEAAYLYQLFVRAFGTNNFPDCSNMCHEASGQGMKPTIGVGKGTVTFNDFEKADTIFVIGQNPGTNHPRMLEPLRDAVRRGAQVICLNPLKERGLEKFQHPQHPIEMLTNGSTPTNTAYFRPALGGDMAVMRGIAKWLLTWEQEAKAENASPVFDHDFINTHTNGMDDYLAVVDNTSWEHIEAQSGLSKDDIRHAATMYKRGERVIMCWAMGITQHKHSVATVQEIVNVQLLRGNVGKPGAGLSPVRGHSNVQGDRTVGINEAPPKALLDALEDKFDFAVPRENGHNTVQAIQAMEKGEAKVFIGLGGNFAQATPDTPRTHAALSKCDLTVHIATKLNRSHLTTGKDALILPCLGRTEVDMQANGQQGVTVEDTFSMVHISYGQLPPSSPELRSEPAIIAGIAKATLGNTPVDWDVLISDYDNIRELIADTIDGFKDFNNKLAQPGGFHLGNAASERHWLTPSGKAEFAVNSLPNSLLNADLVTQGEKPDLILQTLRSHDQYNTTIYGMDDRYRNVFGARDVLFVNESDIEKLGFKDGDKVDITSMWNDGKIRQIKQFMLVAYDIPPGQAAAYYPETNPLVPLESYGDGTFTPTSKFIAIKLSKSESDGRIAVSAV; encoded by the coding sequence ATGAGTGATAAGCGCAACATCAAAACTTACGACAAACCCGCTGGTGGATGGGGCGCTTTAAAAAGCGTAACTCAAAGCTGGATCCAAAGTGAGAAGCCGCTAAAAAATTTACGGGCAATGCTTAAAACTAATCAAGATAAAGGTTTTGACTGCCCGGGCTGCGCGTGGGGAGAGTCACCAGAAAGTGGATTAGTCAAATTCTGCGAGAATGGCGCTAAAGCAGTGAATTGGGAATCTACTGGTCGTCATGCTGATCCTGCATTTTTCTCAAACCATTCTGTAAGTTCACTAAAAAAACATACCGACTACTGGCTGGAGTCACAGGGAAGGCTTACCCACCCTATGCGCTATAACGCTGAGACTGATCATTACGAACCCGTTTCCTGGGATAATGCGTTTGCACTCATCGCCAAACATTTAAATAATCTAAGCTCACCACATCAAGCCGAATTTTATACGTCGGGTCGAGCAAGTAACGAAGCCGCTTACCTATATCAACTTTTTGTACGTGCATTTGGCACCAATAACTTTCCCGATTGCTCGAATATGTGTCATGAAGCCTCGGGGCAAGGTATGAAACCCACCATAGGCGTAGGTAAAGGCACAGTCACTTTCAACGATTTTGAAAAGGCGGATACGATATTTGTTATCGGGCAAAATCCGGGCACTAACCACCCACGCATGTTAGAGCCTCTGCGCGACGCTGTGCGAAGAGGCGCCCAGGTAATTTGCTTAAACCCATTAAAAGAGCGCGGGCTAGAAAAGTTCCAGCATCCTCAACACCCCATAGAAATGCTAACCAATGGCTCAACGCCAACTAATACCGCTTACTTCAGGCCTGCCCTTGGCGGCGATATGGCAGTCATGCGGGGCATTGCGAAATGGTTGCTAACCTGGGAGCAGGAAGCAAAAGCGGAAAACGCTTCTCCTGTGTTTGACCACGATTTTATCAATACGCATACCAACGGCATGGACGACTATTTAGCTGTAGTCGACAATACAAGTTGGGAACATATTGAAGCACAAAGCGGTTTATCTAAAGACGACATCCGCCACGCGGCTACTATGTACAAGCGTGGAGAGCGGGTGATCATGTGCTGGGCAATGGGAATTACACAGCACAAACATTCCGTTGCTACGGTTCAAGAAATTGTGAATGTTCAGTTATTACGAGGAAACGTTGGCAAACCTGGCGCAGGACTATCGCCGGTGCGGGGTCATAGCAATGTGCAAGGTGATAGAACAGTAGGTATTAACGAAGCGCCGCCTAAGGCGTTACTCGACGCGTTAGAAGATAAGTTTGATTTTGCGGTACCGCGAGAAAATGGCCATAACACCGTACAGGCCATTCAGGCAATGGAGAAAGGCGAAGCCAAGGTATTTATCGGATTAGGAGGTAATTTTGCCCAAGCAACACCAGATACGCCTCGTACACATGCTGCCTTATCAAAATGCGACTTAACGGTACATATCGCCACCAAACTAAACCGCTCTCACCTTACCACCGGCAAAGATGCACTTATTTTGCCTTGCTTAGGTAGAACTGAAGTGGACATGCAGGCCAATGGACAACAGGGCGTAACCGTTGAAGATACGTTTTCTATGGTTCATATATCCTACGGTCAGCTACCGCCGAGCTCGCCTGAACTTCGCTCGGAACCAGCCATAATCGCGGGTATCGCGAAAGCGACGCTGGGTAACACGCCGGTAGACTGGGATGTCTTAATTAGCGACTACGATAACATTCGCGAACTTATTGCCGATACGATAGACGGCTTTAAAGACTTTAATAACAAACTTGCGCAACCCGGCGGCTTTCACCTAGGTAACGCAGCTAGCGAACGGCACTGGTTAACACCTTCAGGCAAGGCTGAATTTGCCGTTAACTCGCTGCCAAATTCACTGTTAAATGCAGACCTAGTTACTCAAGGGGAAAAGCCTGACCTTATTTTGCAAACGCTGCGCTCTCACGATCAATACAACACCACTATCTATGGTATGGACGACCGTTACAGAAACGTGTTTGGCGCCCGTGATGTCCTTTTTGTTAACGAAAGTGATATCGAAAAACTGGGATTTAAAGACGGCGATAAAGTCGACATTACCTCTATGTGGAACGACGGCAAAATACGCCAGATTAAACAATTTATGTTAGTGGCTTATGACATACCGCCCGGCCAAGCCGCCGCGTACTACCCAGAAACAAACCCGTTAGTGCCACTGGAAAGCTATGGTGACGGCACCTTCACGCCAACTTCAAAGTTTATTGCTATCAAGCTTTCAAAGTCCGAGTCGGATGGACGAATAGCAGTATCTGCAGTATAG
- the fdhD gene encoding formate dehydrogenase accessory sulfurtransferase FdhD produces MTNNTEYQALVLDGVSKTQRFTLAEEVALSISYNGINYAVMLVTPKDIEDFIVGFSLSNDIIEHPRQLYGIELTYHEEHINAEVDIANQAFWKLKENKRQLAGASGCGLCGVEALDNALPQLQPLDPLPLPEASWFEGLRDLISQAQALAQQSGAVHGALYIDAKHNVLACREDIGRHNAFDKLIGAIAANKLYQKDCLVVLTSRCSLELVQKAIRAKLPLLVTLSAPTALSVKWANRYGVTLIHVPKYDPPRAYAPQAN; encoded by the coding sequence ATGACAAATAACACCGAATACCAAGCATTAGTTTTAGATGGCGTATCTAAAACTCAGCGCTTTACTCTTGCTGAAGAGGTCGCATTGAGCATCAGTTACAACGGTATTAACTATGCAGTAATGCTTGTTACGCCCAAAGATATTGAAGACTTTATTGTTGGCTTCAGTTTAAGTAACGACATTATTGAACACCCCCGCCAGCTTTATGGTATTGAATTGACATACCACGAAGAACACATCAATGCTGAAGTGGATATTGCTAACCAAGCTTTTTGGAAGTTAAAAGAAAATAAACGGCAATTGGCAGGGGCATCGGGCTGTGGGCTTTGTGGTGTCGAAGCGTTGGATAACGCTTTGCCTCAACTCCAACCTTTAGATCCATTGCCTCTACCAGAAGCAAGCTGGTTTGAAGGGTTGCGAGACCTAATTTCGCAAGCGCAAGCCCTAGCGCAGCAAAGCGGAGCAGTGCACGGCGCGCTCTATATTGATGCCAAGCACAATGTACTGGCGTGTCGTGAAGATATAGGAAGGCATAACGCTTTTGATAAGTTAATTGGGGCAATTGCGGCTAATAAACTTTATCAAAAGGATTGCCTTGTAGTGCTAACCAGTCGCTGCAGTTTAGAATTAGTGCAGAAGGCGATAAGAGCAAAATTACCTTTGCTTGTAACCCTTTCAGCACCTACTGCATTATCCGTCAAGTGGGCTAACCGCTATGGTGTCACCCTTATTCACGTGCCTAAGTATGACCCTCCGAGGGCCTATGCGCCGCAAGCTAATTAA
- the mobA gene encoding molybdenum cofactor guanylyltransferase — protein sequence MNKALIGLVLAGGQSRRMGQDKALMRYQGATLIEHASSLLKAAGCDEVLISRNAPNFLNDKIDDAGPLGGVHAALEVLCNSNAGKGSAIELLVLPVDMPQMTPQLLKALVSAGREAQRSVYVENRFLPFYLSVMHNTNAMLTHYLVDQNKRRVVGFLETLDAVALEEANFTRTKRVNGDQEKQSDEITRVNEAQWLNVNTPDDWPDDK from the coding sequence GTGAATAAAGCTCTTATCGGACTAGTGTTAGCGGGTGGCCAATCGCGCAGAATGGGACAAGATAAAGCCCTTATGCGTTATCAGGGAGCCACGCTTATTGAGCATGCTTCATCGCTGTTAAAGGCTGCAGGGTGTGATGAGGTGTTAATCAGCCGCAATGCGCCAAATTTTTTAAATGATAAAATTGACGATGCAGGTCCACTAGGTGGTGTGCATGCAGCACTGGAAGTTTTATGTAATTCAAATGCGGGCAAGGGTAGCGCTATTGAATTGCTTGTCCTTCCTGTGGATATGCCCCAGATGACGCCTCAGCTTTTGAAGGCGCTAGTGTCAGCAGGGCGGGAAGCCCAGCGTTCGGTTTATGTGGAAAACCGCTTTTTGCCTTTTTACTTGTCTGTTATGCACAATACTAACGCCATGTTAACTCATTACTTGGTTGACCAAAACAAGCGGCGTGTGGTGGGTTTCTTAGAAACCCTAGATGCCGTTGCTCTTGAAGAAGCTAATTTTACGCGCACAAAAAGAGTAAATGGCGATCAAGAAAAACAGAGCGATGAGATAACCCGAGTGAATGAAGCGCAATGGCTGAATGTTAATACGCCAGATGATTGGCCTGATGACAAATAA
- a CDS encoding leishmanolysin-related zinc metalloendopeptidase — MKGLPKLVLGVVISLCMSLPVNAGLFNISINNLGGLTPSQSSAFDDAIMYWESYLIGVQSSFDHSIVIDASGAPIDGAGGILGSAGPSSVTQLSDSTYVYANKGRMRFDTADLNNMENNGTLFDVIVHEMAHVIGFGTLWTTDFFIAGSQSNYVNGTGRYTGEYALEIYRREFVEDATFIPVELGGGDGTANSHWDEPWPGGASDLMTGYLGPYPITLSDTTVASFADIGYLTTVTHPVSEATTIWLFLLSLGFIIRKKPIRSSARFLQIV; from the coding sequence ATGAAGGGTTTACCGAAGCTGGTCCTAGGTGTCGTAATATCACTTTGCATGTCACTACCTGTAAATGCTGGGCTATTCAACATCTCTATTAATAATCTTGGAGGGCTAACGCCTTCACAATCAAGTGCGTTTGATGATGCAATTATGTATTGGGAGTCTTACTTAATAGGCGTTCAAAGCTCGTTTGATCATAGTATTGTTATCGATGCCAGCGGTGCGCCAATTGATGGAGCGGGCGGAATATTAGGTAGTGCTGGTCCGTCGAGTGTTACTCAGCTTTCCGACAGCACTTACGTTTATGCAAATAAAGGTCGCATGCGCTTCGATACAGCAGATTTAAATAACATGGAAAATAACGGCACACTTTTCGATGTTATCGTGCACGAAATGGCTCATGTTATCGGGTTTGGCACTTTGTGGACGACTGATTTTTTTATCGCAGGGAGCCAATCTAATTACGTCAATGGCACAGGGCGCTACACTGGAGAATACGCTTTGGAAATCTACCGCCGTGAGTTTGTCGAAGACGCCACCTTTATTCCTGTTGAACTCGGCGGTGGAGACGGTACTGCCAATAGTCATTGGGACGAGCCTTGGCCTGGTGGCGCATCAGACTTAATGACCGGCTATTTGGGGCCCTATCCAATTACCCTAAGTGATACTACTGTCGCTTCGTTTGCTGACATTGGTTATTTAACTACCGTCACGCACCCTGTCAGCGAAGCCACAACGATATGGCTGTTTCTACTTTCTTTAGGGTTTATAATAAGAAAAAAGCCCATACGGTCTAGTGCGCGCTTTCTGCAAATTGTATAA